From Corticium candelabrum chromosome 9, ooCorCand1.1, whole genome shotgun sequence:
GATttaccgttagcagttatttatagcattactaattttctcttttctaatgaaattatatgaaattattgaaccacgcctattggaaaagagggggttggaaccccctgaaccccctgaaccccctgaaccccctctggatccggcacTGACACGCGCTTGGCCCTGCCCTCCTCTTGCATTTTCATCAGGTGTGTGATAACTCAAAGCCACCGCTCTAgcgcccactacttgaaagtTGACGGGGACGtactttgaactatggattgataagtaaaacagctgtagctataGCAAGCTTAGGTAGTTGAAGCAGtggttgaacctttgaaccTATAAGTCTAATAACCGCAGTTTCCACGTCCTCTCCACTAATCCAACAGATTATAGCCAATTTCGatattgcaggcattacggtgaccgcaaactcgatacagcacgcctagtagATATCGATGACCACCAGgaatcacagaaactccccaacgactgaaacgagtcatagtctcatggataaagctagagaaacatgagaaagaaagacagacaaggtGCATAATTTACTGTCTGGGGTTTGAACTCCCAAATCATCGAGTAGTAgtcattgtcgctaaccactaagccacggcattaatctaataattattattattataataaaaatGACATAACACCACGGCAATAGTAATGACAGATATCCCAACCGACGGAATGTTTTATTCACGCAACCCTAGACAACGTGTCATTATAATTACCAGATTAAAGCCCAAAATATCTTCTACAGTACAGAAGCAAACTCCTCAGCGACTCCCTTCAACTCCGGACTGTATCATTTAAGTTATCTAATTTAGAGGTACTTTTAGATATGTATTTCTGTATCTACATATAGTCAGGCTGCTGTGTTACAGTGTGACCTTGGGCTAAATCAGGTCGGCGGAAtcggagagagagaggggggaggAGTCAGAGGAGCCATTTGCCCCTATAATATTTCGGGTGCAGGAGGAAAGAGGAGTGATGAGGGGTAATGCAGCCTGTCCTAGCTATTGAGTTTAACTTCTAATCAAATCTGCCAATGAAGAAGCAGCACACTACAGAAGAGTTGACTGTCTACATGTACTAGATAAAGaagtgacttaattaattaatttatctgGGTTTCAACCCGACTTCTAGTACGACAAACTGTGCAAagtgcaaacaaacataattattgcactttgtaattaattaattaattaattaaataattaaacgTTATTTCAGTATCAAATCGCTACACAGCAACTGTAGGATAACGTCGGCATCTTCTGAACGAAATTAGACTTGAAACGGCCACTATAGCCTGTGCAAAAATTAAGAGATTGTAAGAAATATTGATAGAGTGTATATAGAACAATACTTTATGATGTTTATCGAAAATATTGTGTGTAGTCAATTATTAGGATTTAGGAAATCGTCATGCTTTACTTTCGATTACTTAATAGATCGGAAAACGGAATATACGCATGCATTgcacatatacatgtatgaacCAAATTGTGGtgtatattattttattattatattattattatataaattatagtaTACGCCATCTTTAGAGTTATAGATATTGCTGTGGCTTTTGGGCAGACGTAGCTATTGGAGACGAAGTTAACAacttaaataaattaattgagcATTTTGACCTGGTTGTACTCAATatggtaatgtgtgtgtgtgtgtgtgtgtgtgtgtgtgtgtgtgtgtgtgtgtgtgtgtgtgtgtgtgtgtgtgtgtgtgtgtgtgtgtgtgtgtgtgtgtgtgtgtgtgtgtgtgtgtgtgtgtgtgtacacttaCTGCACAGTATCATTACGTACGTAACTAAGGCAATCAAGAATTATCTATCATGGCCATACAAAACATTAGGTAATTAGCAccgttaatttatttataaattctAACAACTACCTTTGTCTACAATtacattaaaatattatttagtTCTAAATACGTACAGCAAAAAACACGTATGTAGCTAAGCTAAACATTCATACATCTATAGTCTCGTGTAAAACGGGGAGGAGGGGGAGCACGTTAAGACTTAGCTAATTATTAAAGAAACCGTATAATGTCTGACATGTAGATCTTACCCAGATGAGACTTGACAAAGCGCTGACTGTTAGAACAGCCGCAACTTTATTAAAAACAGCCAGTTGACTTTGGAATTCTTCTGCTGGTACGTCTCTCCAAACTTTAGTCCTGAAGGTAcaacaacattaattaaaatctatTACTAAAtctaaaatttatttatctatttattatttatcatatataaatattatttattatttatcatttataaatattatttattatttatcatttataaatattatttattatttatcatttaatataaatattatttattatttataatttataatttattatttattatttataaatattatttattgtttattatttattatttattacttattatttattatttattatttattatttattatttattatttataatttattatttattatttattatttattatttattatttattatttattatttattatttattatttattatttattatttataaatattatttattatttattatttattatttattatttacaaatattatttattatttataatttatcatttattatttataatttattatttattatttattatttattatttattatttattatttattatttattatttacaaatattatttattatttattattttttatatattatttataatttattatttattatttattatttattatttattatttattatttacaaatattatttattatttatcatttataaatattatttattgtttatcatttatagatattatttatcatttataaatatattttttatttattatttaatatttattatttattatcattattattatttatcaaatattatttattatttattatttattatttattatttattatttataaaatttattgtttatttactatttattcaTCTTTTcatttactttttatttatttcaaatttatttatttacttttttatttctattttatcatGCATATTAAATCTAGATGAAACTTCTTATTGTGTGGAACGTACAGATAGGCGAAGCAGACGAGCCATGCAACAGCGATTGTGAAAGACAGAGTACTACTTCCGATCAGAGTTGAAATATGAATACATTTTGCCACGCCCATCACCTCCGTCGCCACGTCGAAAGCAATAAAAACGACAGCAATGAGTATGGCGACACCGCCGCATGCCAAACCGAGGACACATGCCTCTTTCTTTCCATTGAAACTGCACTGGCGAGGTTCGGCAATACAACTAATGACGACAACACCAAACACCTAGGACAAAATTTACATAagaaatattttgtatattgACAGTGTGGCCAACGTGGCTTCTTTGAactcatacacacatgcatgcatctgGGCAGAGAATTCTCACCAAGCCAGCGACTCTAAAAGCAATCCGAATAAGTGCAGCTTTTCGTAATTCCATCACGTGTACGTACGTCAACCTGCGTCCTTACTGTGGGACGTGCATGCGGGCTACTCTAACTTATCAGCTCATTTGAGCTCTTGCAATGTCCAGAGAAACGTTTAGCACACGTGACGAGTTTTCTCGAAAGAAGGGACATTTTCTTTGCTATAGAATTTCTATGGAGAAAAGTTTTGCTCTCGAAGTCACTagattaattagttaatgaaCACGTCTCCTCATGCAGTTGCGTAAACGACGTGTAACTTATTTAGCAAATTGAATCTAGAAATTTGAAAGTGAGTGACGAATGTATGTTGTAGTAGGAAGGAGGAACAAGAAACAGGGCGTGACTATGTATAGGTGTGTTTCCAGGCCTCCAATGTCTggaattaagttaattaacccTCAAAGACTCATAGGTGCATGGGCGTAATCTCGAGAAAGTATACGCAATAACGCGTATACACCCATGCTGAGGCTACATGCACAAGCCCTAGATGCACAATCATTTTTGCAACAATTTGAGAATTGCAACTAGCAAATTTTCTACATCTACTGGTAATTGATCCACGATCCTCTCAGAATACAAAAAATGCATCGAGGTACAGTGGATTTGCTGAAAGatttgtcttaattaattagcatgaAATCTTGATGAAAAACCGTTCTGAGCTaagcagtggcggatctagaggggTTTCAGGGGGTTTCCGTGGAACCCCCTAAaaattttgtgacgtcatcacacgGAGATGACCGCGTACCAACAGTGCTTGTTACTTCCTGACGTAACTCGCAGCTCATGTTTTAGTTTTAAGGAACTTCACACAGAGGTGCAGTACAGATTATGAACTTTCGGCGTAGGTCCATCATCgtcggacagtacgagtgagtcgaacggtactcctactctttcattaatttatggtaacttgttttcaatctcagttGTTCTCAAACAAcatgtttcatttacttccttgcaatgataatgtttcaaagtagttattttctatctcatgaaaatatacttccacctttgatggtcacaacattcacaatttcatgaaaccataTATGTCTATAGAAGCTTTCTTCGGAAAGAACAGAAAAAGcggtaacatttgcctgtctagcgaAATACATGTATAGGTTGCaagatcaattcaaattctccattactgtagattcattaacGTATACTTCCGTTCTATGGTATAGGTGATAAAATAGataatttatatctggaggcgTAGCTGATCCTaacctttgtgacgtcacggaacCCCCATTCGAAAGTCCTGAATCTGCCCCTGCTAAGTTGTAATAAATGCATGTAAACCTCTTGCCTAGATACATGCAGATACATGCAGAAGTTCTTGGTGAAAATGTCTAGAGATACAGTTGCTGTGAGCAAACGAAATCAGACAGGCAATAAAAATGTCATACATATACATGGAATTATAAATtagtaaaaattaatatcaatattttttatttatataaatatttattttatttatagcTAGAGTATTTCTAATAATTATCGTTGTAGCTAACTAGTTAGGCATGCATGGACATGCATGTGTAGAGTACATACTACGTGCACGATACGATCATTTGGACTGTGGATTCTCTAGATATTGGCTGGCACAGCTCGCATTCAGTAGGTTAGCTAGAATCGTTGATGTTCATGCACATGCGCGCAAATGAGATCGAGAGggtttactgttttgtttacGTCGCTATACTGCTTTGTGTACTATAGCTGTAGAGAAAGTGTGTAGATGGGAGTGCGCGCGTGTAGGAAAACTTGGTCAGCCGGCTTCTGGAAAAATTGAGAGTTGACGCAATATATCACTGGCGTATGTAAAGAACGCACGCTAGACATTGCACCTAGACTACAGTGGATCCAGTGTTATTTACTAAAAAGCGAAGAACCTAGACGACATAGTAATTGTGAAAAAACTAAACGTCTATTACTTTTTCTCGTGgtttacataattaattataaaattacaCGTACGTCTTGACGCATCCAGGGTCTTGTTGGCTGTAAAAACCGattatttattagtatttaCCAAAACCTCACTTGCGTAAATTACAAAGTAGCAAGTTTTGACATACTATTCTTTAATTCAATCTTTAAAATACAGTGCACCACAATACCAAATTTCGGTGTATCGCTGCTTTTGTCTACGCGCTTCGCTCgttatcagtcacgtgacaatccAGAAGATGGCTACCTACgaatggtacagtacacgcCGCTCTCGCCTACCCAACACACCGATTGAAGCATTCTGTGTCTTACAGGATTTCCAGAAAGCGAAACTACGACGCAGAACGCAAGAAATACGGCGTCGTACCTCAACAGTGTGCAAAACATCCTCTACAGCCACAGGTCACTGTCAATGTTAACCGTTTGATAGACGTTTTGCCACCTAATTTTATGCTCGATGTTTTAGGTTGTGGAAGAAAAGAAGTTGGAGCCTGTCAAACCGACGGCGAAAGCCGCTGGCACGACGGCCGGTAGCGTTGGCGGTGGTTCAGACTTGATGGACCCTCTCAGTTCGAGTTCCGACCCTCTGAGCATCGATTTGGATCCTTTGTCGCTAGCCGCTGCCACGTCTCGAAATGTGGACAAGGTAGACGGCTGAGTgaacgcacgtgtgtgtgtgtgtgtgtctgtctgtctgtctgtctgtgtctgtctgtctgtctgtctgtctgtctgtgtctgtctgtctgtctgtctgtatgtatgtatgtatgtatgtatgtatgtatgtatgtatgtatctctgtctgtgtgtctgtctgtctgtgtctgtctgtctgtctgtctgtctgtctgtatgtatgtatgtatgtatgtatgtatttctgtctgtctgtctgtctgtgtctgtctgtctgtctgtttgtctgtcatcatatATTCTTGAACACAAgactatattacattttagcaaaatagtaaatacttaagttcaaatgtaccttgtccataatctacacactatacacttccctaagaatgagctataaactacaagcatgcagcaacccAGAGACAATCAGTGACTAAAAAACTGGGTGCAGTAGGACACGAGCTTGTTGACACTATTTCTGCAAAGTGGGGAACTCTTCTTCAGAAGGACTTTGTCGTTACACTTTTGTAGTTGTACTGagaatctcttcctccaataGTCAATAAACTCTGGTGCATTTGGCCTTCCAATTTTGTCCAATGAATGTTTTGAAAGCTTTTGCAAAAACTTTTTCCCTCTTCTCCCCATCTCCCATAGTGTTCCAGGACTAGGGGAGTGACTTTGACCATTCATTGATCCACCAGGAAGCCGTACctttctctgtgtgtgtgtgtgtgtgtgtgtgcccacacatgcatgtgtgagttATCTGTCTAGAGAAGATCAATACAGTAAATATCTTGTTAAGATCATTGTCTCATCTATGACCATTCCTCATATCTGTTCTAATTGATATCTTTCAATTGATTCATTAACAGCATCCACAGTATTTATATTGTAATCTCATCATGCTACTTTTTTCAGGATTTTGCACCAACAATGCAAGGCTCAATGGATGACTCGTTCGAGCCATGGCGTGCCAAGAAAGCCAACATCCTAAGCAAATACACAACATCTGAAAAGCTGTCGATCACAACTGTAAGTCTACTTACTCTGTTACATTGCTTAGTCTGTAATGGCCTTTTATGTAGAGTTTTTTGAGTGACGAAGACAAGGAGAAAGGTTGTAGCTCACTGTAGGGAAGCACATGTGCATTGGTGTGTCATtggttgtggttgtttgtgtagttatCGTGAAAACTCAGAAAACGGTGACCGTCAGTGACAAGGTCAAGAACAGGCTCGAACAGCTGGATGATTTTGAGGAGGTGCGTTCTGTCACGAGTTGTCACGTTATTTTGTAGGACTGTTTAGACTttttgtgtgggcgtggttaacTAAGCAAAGTAAGTGCTTATTCTGGTGATGTGGATGTAAACAGGTAAGGTGTGATGCATCGCAGCATTGCCAGAGTTgacacttgtttgttttacgAGGTGTGCATGCgttagggttacagtagtgtgtcagtggacggatggatgggcagacaggcagacagacagatatacagacagatggatggatgggtgtacagacaggtggatggacggacagatggatggatgggcggacagacaggcaacattaacagacagacgttAGTGCAAAAATGTCATGCAACCAgctacctgtgtgtgtgtgtgtgtgtgtgtgtgtgtgtgtgtgtgtgtgtgtgtgtgtgtgtgtgtgtgtgtgtgtgtgtgtgtgtgtgtgtgtgtctgcgtgtgtttgtgtgtgtgcatatgcatgcTAAACAACCAATTATTTTTTCAGGGCTCTGTGAGGGAAATGCTCGATCTCGATCAGCAACAATACGTAAAGCGTATCGAAGAGCTCAATCAGGTGCAAACTCGAGAACACTACATCATCATGCAACGAGTTCaaatttaataatttcatCATAATTATGTACGTAGGCATTAGAGACAGCCTGGGAAAGCGACCAGAGAGTGAAATCTCTGAAAATTGCCATACAGGTATTACCACcatacaacacaaacttcGAAGTTTGACTCTATCGTTGTGTCTGTAATCGTTTCGTGTTTGCAATAACAACAGTGTGCGAAGCTTCTTGCTGACGTTTCGGTCATTCAGTTTTATCCTAGCAAGTTTGTCCTCATCACCGACATCTTGGATTGCTTCGGTGACGGACAGTGTCGATGACACACAACACGATGTGATCTGACGTCGATCGTTGTCGTTTGTAGGTCGCCTCGTGTATCAACGTATCAGACAGAAGGCGACATACCAACCACCCGGTTCACAAAAACCGGTCACTCTGCCAGGTAATTGATATCCAATATTAGGTGTCGTACTTCTCTGTGGAAACTGTTGTGTGTAGAGTCGTTCACACCCGACATGGTGCCTGACACTGCGAAGGAAACGTGTAGAAACTGGTTTTTCAAGATCGCTTCCATTCGAGAACTCATTCCCAGATTGTAAGTCGACTGTCATCGTTTGCAGGCAGTTGTAGTTGATGCAGTCGTAGTTGATGCAGCCGTAGTTGATGCAGTCGTTACGTCACATCTTGGTAGCGAAGCAAAAATTCCATACAAGATTTTCATGTGGGGCTTTGTGGCATGAACtaacaattaaaaatttaaaaattgaagttTTTAAACCATATGGGAGTGTACTTGGAATTTATACACAACAGcactttgtttttgtgttgttctttgaggCAACGTGATGATATTGTGTGGCAGAAAGATGGTTGATGCTTTTGTGTTCTTGTCGGTTGTGTAGCTGACAGTGAAAGCATTGTAGTGATGATTTGTGAGTGCCGTTGTTATAACCAAGGAGCACAGTGGAGCGAGGTTGTAACGTTTCAGagatgtttgtttatgtgtctgtctgtctgtctgtaagtaatcctcaaaaagttgtcaagagtgTCAGAAAcaagaatgacatggacaagctttttgactttaatgtacagatccaagtccactaatgttttaaagtattttgctgtgaaggactggtttattatagaagtttaggatatgtacaagtagagaatctgtaacaataaaataatctgtctgtctgtttgtctgtctgtttgtttttatgtctgtctttctatgagtctgtctgtctatgtgtctgtctgtctgtctatgtgtctgtcggtttatgtgtctgtctgtctctgtgtctgtctgtttgcctatgtgtctgtctgtttatgtgtctgtctgtctgcttatctgtccgtctatttgtctgtctgtctatctgtctgtgtctgtctatctgtctgtgtatgtgtgtgtgtgtgtgtgtgtgtgtgtgtgtgtgtgtgtgtgtgtgtgtgtgtgtgtgtgtgtgtgtctgtgtgtgtgtctgtgtgtgtgtgtctgtgtgtgtgtgtgtcggtctgtgtgtctgtctgtctgtgtcagtctgtgtgtctgtgtctgtctgtgtgtctgtgtctgtctatctgtgtgtgtgtgtgtgtgtgtgtgtgtgtgtgtgtgtgtgtgtgtgtgtgtgtgtgtgtgtgtgtgtgtgtgtgtgtgtgtgtgtgtgtgtgtgtgtgtctgtgtcggtctgtgtgtctgtgtcagtctatgtgtctgtgtctgtctgtgtgtctgtctgtctgtgtcagtctgtgtgtctgtgtctgtctgtgtgtctgtgtctgtctatctgtctgtctaggtgGCTGTCTGGCATATTCCTATACCATTAATAGGTAATTAATATTTTCACATTACACGTGAGTTGAACTTGATGGGATGTGTGATAAACAGAATTGCTCGGGCTTTGGGAGTCCGAATATGGGAGGGTAAGGGtgtagtagttgttgtttagttAAGAGGAGTTCTTCAACCAGGTTGTTGTGACTTCATTTTTTGTGTCCTTTTTGTAGCTTTGTTGAATCTGCTATTCTGAAATGTTACAACTACTTGCCTGGAAGGTACGGTTTATGTTTTATTGGTGTTGCTGTAAGTGCTGCATTGCGTCTCGTTGCTGTAGTGAGTACAAAGCTGCGTTGCTTCGATTGGCTCATATGATTCGAGGAATAGGCAACCCATTGGTTGCTACGTATGCTCGATGCTACTTGTGccgggtgtgtgtgtgtgtgtgtgtgtgtgtgtgtgtgtgtgtgtgtgtgtgtgtgtgtgtgtgtgtgtgtgtgtgcgtgtgtgtgtgtgtgtgtgtgtgtgtgtgtgtgttcgtgtgtgtgtgtgtgtgtgtgtttgtgtgtgtgttcgtgtgtgtgtgtgtgtgtgtgtgtgtgtgtgtgtgtgtgtgtgtgtgtgtgtgtcactgtgtgtgtacatgcgtgtgtgtgtatgcatgtgtgcagtGTGGAAATAACGGTAGGAAgtaggacaatgtcccaccaaatgtgttgttgtcgtctgaccaaatactgcaccagtgttgggacatgtttggacaaaacatccacctGTACACATATATGATAGTATAAACCTTGTCTTTTAGAACGTGATgacctttccaatggtgtaactgttaatttcatgaacttaggtgcctcctagcatgctttatccagagaaaacctcagctgcctttaacgtcatttctcccttggaagttggttgtaaacaattacatgcaaaatggctgtaCTAGAGGAGGCACTTAGTTACACATGTAACTAGACtctacccagtcctctccttgCGTGCTTTTTGTTCAACACCTCGTACtcagtcctctcctcgcgtGCGCTCCATGTGCTTTAGCACATGCTTTTTGTTAGacacaaaaagcacgtgctaaaacatGTGGAGCGCACGCGAGGAGAGGAACAGGGAGGAGTCtaacatgtaacaccatacaagaatatcctacctaggctcagtctattttccacactggtgtgtgtgtgtgtgtgtgtgcgcgcgcgcgcatgcatgtgtttgtgtgtatagaaATTTGATGGCTGTTTGAAACTGTTTTGTCAGGTCGGTGTGCTGGTGGCACCCGAGGTGAAAGACCACCTTGAATACTGTTTCACAGACTTCGgctcaacatacaaacaggtaGCATATTTCTATACATCCAACTCGCtaatcaaacaacaacaaattgtcTCGCATTGTAGTGTGACGAAGAAAGTGTTCAGAACTCACTCGTTCTTCAGCATGTCGGTCAGTGCATGTTTTAGTTACGTGGCTGTTTTGTTCATCTCATATGTACGACTGTGTATAGAGATGGTCACTTACTTGAATCTCTATGTACCTGCACTGGACTGGATCCTGCAGTGCATGGCTCATCGGTCATCGGAGGTGCCGAGTTCTTGTGTCTGCGAccaaattttgttgtaatgtaATTCGCTGTATTCTAGAGGGTGCTCGCTGGGGTGTTGGACAGATGTGAGCAACAATGCAAAAGGTACATGCTGAAACGTTTGTATGGTGACGATTCGAATATTTTTTGCTTGCTGCAGCGGCTTGGTTTTGAACGCCATTATGTCATCTTTCAACCCTCAGTTTGTATCGGCAAGGTAATGATGGcaaagttgatattaatgggtGTAGTTATACGTTATTTTAAAATTGATAGAAATGAACTATATACTGTTACTTTAAAATTGATATAAACGAATGTGTCTTTACTTTACTTTAAAGTTGGTATTAATGGTGTTACTGGAGCTACAGTctgcgtcaaaactattgacacatttctgGCTTACTCAtactatttttggaaagttttctAGTTTTGCTATTTATTAGGATAGCACGCAATTTTTTTCTCAAACAGGTGAAAAACAGTCAcaaaagctattccatagtatGCACATCCGTGTAGACAGCTTATCCATCACGAAAAGAGTCATGAAAGGCAATGCCGCGATATTCTATTACTATACCGCTCCAGTACTAGGAAACCATCTAAGATCTGCCaacttttacgtgtttctTGCTCTACTGTTTACTGAACTCTCCAAAGACTGGACACTGGAGAATGAAGTCAACGCATAGCTTCCCGTTGAAGACCAAAAAACTAGCTGAAAACCATCGAACAACTTCAATTAGCGAACATGACGaaacaaggaacaacaaatcagcaCACAAACTTGCACATCAGCTTGCAGCGCAGGAAGTTGTCGTCATGCAGTTTTTCCACCAGAGAAGAAAACTTCATGATGCAAGTATTGCTACACGATGCCGTAGAATCAAAATTCCGCCGCTAGTGAAGCTAGATAACGAGACTCCGGGCACCACGGTTTCTTGATTGACCCGCTATAGCTCACCAGATATCTTGCATGAAAAATAGAAAACTTCTGGGCAGTCATCAAGCGAGGTGTTGAGCTTCCTAGGCCTCAAAACATTCATGAACTGGAAGACGCAATCCAGGCAGAGTGGCACTTGCTCACACCTTGTGATCTGGTGTGCCGTACACTGAACACACGTCTAGCCGAATGTGTTAGAGCTACACTAGCGAGGGAAATGCTATCAGAAATGAAAGGAGCACACAAACTATTGATGCACACTTGTGAGTTTCCAAACGTCTAGCAAACCTAAAAGCATACACTATAGTTCTCTTTTATCTAAAAAACGTAGGTGACCTGTAAATGGATGTGTTTCTGCTCACGCTACCCATGGCCACGCCCCCAAgtgtaaatgtgtcaatagttttgacacGGACTGTATACTTTAGTTCAAAGTTGATGTAAATGAGTGTAACTATGTTttcaaaattgatattaatgagtaGCTATATTTTTACggttaaattgatattaatgagtgTAGCTATGCTTTTACTTCAAAGTTGATGTTACTCCAAAGTTGATATGAATGAATGTAGCTATACtttacttttgttttgtttttgtcttggTGCAGAGCTACGCAGTTTTGTGAGTTGATCAAGGAGTGCGAAGAAACGGGATTTCCCAAGGTCGGTAGAGGCACGAACGCAGCCGATCCGCATCTATCTAGCCTAATCATTGTGTAGTGTGAACTGTATAAGGCTCTTGGAATGAATGTTGTGCTGAGCGACCCGCCAGCCGACTGCAGACTGACACTACTGAACGACGTCGGTAAATGTTTGGTTTGTTAGAGACAATGTGCTCATGGTCTTTCTCGTAGGTGTGGAAGACTGTTACGAAACTGAAGAATCCTGCGGTCAGATTGGTTTGTATCACTCGGTTGTATGTGTTAATTGAATAGGCGTGATGCTGTAGGATTACATCATGTGTGCTGAAGTGTGGGTGGAATTTCCTGCGAAACATTTTGGGGTTTGAagatattatatatatattcacacacacgcacacacggtgatgcaaacacacacacacacacacacacacacacacacacacacacacacacacacgcacacagtgacacacacacacacacacacacacacacacacacacacacacacacacacacacacacacacacac
This genomic window contains:
- the LOC134184793 gene encoding VPS35 endosomal protein-sorting factor-like, giving the protein MATYEWISRKRNYDAERKKYGVVPQQCAKHPLQPQVVEEKKLEPVKPTAKAAGTTAGSVGGGSDLMDPLSSSSDPLSIDLDPLSLAAATSRNVDKDFAPTMQGSMDDSFEPWRAKKANILSKYTTSEKLSITTSFLSDEDKEKVIVKTQKTVTVSDKVKNRLEQLDDFEEGSVREMLDLDQQQYVKRIEELNQALETAWESDQRVKSLKIAIQCAKLLADVSVIQFYPSKFVLITDILDCFGRLVYQRIRQKATYQPPGSQKPVTLPESFTPDMVPDTAKETCRNWFFKIASIRELIPRFFVESAILKCYNYLPGSEYKAALLRLAHMIRGIGNPLVATYARCYLCRVGVLVAPEVKDHLEYCFTDFGSTYKQCDEESVQNSLVLQHVEMVTYLNLYVPALDWILQCMAHRSSERVLAGVLDRCEQQCKSGLVLNAIMSSFNPQFVSARATQFCELIKECEETGFPKCELYKALGMNVVLSDPPADCRLTLLNDVWKTVTKLKNPADYIMCAEVWVEFPAKHFGKREVNTLLGDIIKHMTPDRAFQDYYPQLQSVVVKVLSHMHDFSTVFAMDKFLPFIDMFQKEAVRVEMCRNIVEAFVTHQRELTNDPVVINSIMSICKIMHDFVNALTLTDDRRQISSLIIGFMRRIHFGQDFEQQLTFCVDARSSFCNLEPALIFLVHMVNRLAVDTNRVVRGNHTRKTAAFVRACFAYTYITIPSIPSIFSRLQLYLVSAQVAIINQALTQGDAFLKAATTCVAEVPRVLDDDGKSKATEGILVSYIRHFVSSLLVVPDHPDHGVAYILKGLMNVLEEYVWDSGDSKAEIYMNVIVLLSALSQEVYMHSVQNVDLNDSLYGGDSKYVAELSKIADILITKVLEHLHNLSTGSGENKKRQSALALEFFSRLVSHADVSHPRMAELAQNLWNLVQKHGLADTSLMVRAVQHVKQRACEKGGDAFARLAQKMSLQSRT